In the Kwoniella shandongensis chromosome 1, complete sequence genome, one interval contains:
- a CDS encoding methionine aminopeptidase, type I — protein sequence MITCAGCGDREASRLECPNCKKLSINGSFFCDQDCFKKNSAQAEADKESTLPSNMRSYHFTGPLRPVYPLSAKREVPAHIQRPDYADHPQGISPCEAVRERSVRILNKEEIEGVRLVCRLSREVLDTVAAHIKPGITTDELDAICHQACIDRDAYPSPLNYAKFPKSVCTSVNEVICHGIPDQRPLVEGDIINLDVSLCFHGDLNATYPVGKVDQESLDLIATTKKSMEDAIAICKPGVPFREIGNKIEEVVKPKGYSIVRRYTGHGIHYLFHGLPNIVHYGGSKTPGKMEVGQIFTIEPMINMGTSNLDHWRDDWTAVTMDGRRSAQFEETILITENGAEILTRPPTKSSASKKKTKKSKVNGAGSATASGEATPDGTATPTSEVAAGVDELKVNGN from the exons ATGATCACTTGTGCAGGATGTGGAGACAGAGAGGCATCGAGGCTCGAATGCCCCAACTGTAAAAA GTTGAGCATCAATGGGTCTTTCTTCTGTGATCAGGACTGTTTCAAGAAGAACT CCGCTCAGGCAGAAGCAGACA AAGAATCAACATTACCTTCCAACATGCGAAGTTACCATTTCACGGGCCCACTTCGACCCGTCTACCCCTTgtcagcgaagagagaggtGCCTGCTCATATTCAACGGCCTGACTATGCCGATCACC CTCAAGGTATCTCACCGTGTGAGGCGGTCAGAGAGCGATCTGTGAGAATCTtgaacaaggaggagattgagggtGTGCGTCTGGTCTGCAGA CTATCTAGAGAAGTCCTAGATACTGTAGCCGCCCACATCAAGCCTGGAATTACCACCGACGAGCTTGATGCCATCTGTCACCAAGCTTGTATCGACCGAGACGCCTACCCCAGTCCTTTGAACTACGCCAAGTTCCCAAAGAGCGTCTGTACGAGTGTCAACGAGGTCATTTGTCAT GGTATTCCCGATCAACGGCCTCTGG TTGAGGGCGATATCATCAACTTGGACGTTTCATTAT GCTTCCACGGTGATCTTAACGCTACCTATCCCGTCGGTAAGGTCGACCAAGAGTCTCTTGACCTGATAGCGACCACGAAGAAATCAATGGAGGACGCCATTGCTATCTGTAAACCTGGTGTACCATTCCGAGAGATCGGCAACAAAATCGAGGAAGTCGTGAAACCCAAGGGGTACAGTATTGTCAGACGGTATACAGGACACGGTATCCATTATCTA TTCCACGGTTTGCCAAACATTGTCCACTACGGAGGTTCAAAGACACCAGGGAAGATGGAAGTCGGCCAAATCTTCACTATTGAACCGATGATCAACATGGGAACTTCCAActtgg ATCACTGGCGAGATGATTGGACAGCTGTGACTATGGACGGTAGAAGATCGGCCCAATTTGAGGAGACCATTCT GATCACCGAGAATGGAGCAGAAATCCTCACTCGACCACCTACAAAATCTTCTGCttcaaagaagaagacgaagaagtcgaagGTTAACGGAGCAGGCAGTGCGACGGCGTCGGGAGAAGCTACACCGGATGGAACGGCTACTCCTACGTCGGAAGTAGCGGCTGGCGTGGACGAGCTGAAGGTGAACGGGAACTAG